Proteins found in one Brachypodium distachyon strain Bd21 chromosome 5, Brachypodium_distachyon_v3.0, whole genome shotgun sequence genomic segment:
- the LOC100824261 gene encoding protein indeterminate-domain 16 — MDEQGGERGLRLLLPAPAAAARVLHDAAPASAAAAEQQLDLDLSMSIGPRHQSNQPQPGPGPQLLLLPRPAVKQQQREREREVAAVKRQTAEQVRMASAERAYAERVRELAKRELELAEREFARARMIWERAREEVERVERMKQIAACRPRIGSAAGAALEITCHACMQRFHP; from the coding sequence ATGGATGAGCAAGGAGGGGAGAGGGGGCTCCGGCTGCTGCTcccagcaccagcagcggcagctcgagtgCTCCACGACGCGGCGcccgcgagcgccgccgccgccgagcagcAGCTGGACCTGGACCTGTCCATGAGCATTGGGCCGCGGCATCAGTCGAATCAGCCGCagccaggcccaggcccacagctgctgctcctgccaCGGCCCGCggtgaagcagcagcagcgggagcgggagcgggaggtggcggcggtgaaGCGGCAGACGGCGGAGCAGGTGCGGATGGCGTCGGCGGAGCGGGCGTACGCGGAGCGGGTGCGGGAGCTGGCGAAGCGGGAGCTGGAGCTGGCGGAGCGGGAGTTCGCGCGGGCCAGGATGATCTGGGAGCGCGCcagggaggaggtggagcggGTGGAGCGGATGAAGCAGATCGCCGCCTGCAGGCCCCGGAtcggctccgccgccggcgccgcgctcgAGATCACCTGCCACGCCTGCATGCAGCGCTTCCATCCCTGA